The Candidatus Deferrimicrobium sp. genome segment CATCACGGAGGAGAGCGGATCGAGCTGCAACGCCGCCGGGACGAGAAGCGGCCCGGCCTGGATCCAGGGGAAGAGAATCTGAACGAAGGTCCGGCCGTCGGCGGGGCGGGAGGCGAGCGACAGCACGCACAGTAGGGCCACGACGAAGGCCGCGCCGACCACCGCCGGGGCGATGAAGGCGACGAGTTTCCGGTAGGCGGGCGCCTCGTGGTGCGAAGCCGAATCCCCATGCGACGATGTTCCGTGGGGGGCGTGGCCCGCGTCGTGACCATGCGCCCCATGCCCACCGGCCAGTGGCAGCCCCGCCTCCTTCAACAGGTAGGGCCGTTCCGCGAACAGGGCGATCGCGCCGTTGAGCACGACCCCGAGCAGCGGAAGCGCCGGGACCAGCCACAGGTAGTCGAGGATGCCGTTCACCATTTGAGGACCTTGAGTTCCGTGATGTCGACCGTTTCCTTCAGCCGGTACAGGGCGATCAGCAGCGCGAGCCCCACCGCTGCCTCGGCGGCCGCCACGGTCATCACCATGAAGGCGAAGATCCCGCCTGCGGTGTCGCCCAGGTACGAGCCGGCCGCGACGAACGCCACGTTCACGCCGTTCAGCATCAGCTCGACGCTCATCAGGATGATCAGCACGTTTTTTCGCGCCACCACCCCCACAACGCCGATCCCGAACAGGATCGCCGAGAGGAGCAGGTATGCCGACGGAGCGGTCATCCCGCGTTCCACCTTTTCATATCTTCCTCTTCGCCAGGGCGATCGCCCCGATCACGGCGGCCAGGAGCAGCACCGAGGTGATCTCGAAGGCGAGCAGGTAGTCGGTGAGCAGCGCCCGCCCCACGGTCTCCACCGTCCCCACTTCGACCGCCGGACCTTTCGGCATCGAGTAGCGGCGCGCCAGCACCGCGGTCTCAAGGATGAAAAAGCCCGCGGCGAGGATGCCCAGCACGCGCGTCGTCGTTGCACGCTCCACGGGCAGGCGGTCCGCCGGCACGTTGATGAGCATGATGACGAAGACGAACAGCACTACCACCGCCCCCGCGTAG includes the following:
- the nuoK gene encoding NADH-quinone oxidoreductase subunit NuoK, which encodes MTAPSAYLLLSAILFGIGVVGVVARKNVLIILMSVELMLNGVNVAFVAAGSYLGDTAGGIFAFMVMTVAAAEAAVGLALLIALYRLKETVDITELKVLKW
- a CDS encoding NADH-quinone oxidoreductase subunit J yields the protein METVLFILFGAIAVCGAIMVVTRKHPMSSALYLILTLFAVAALFVLRQAHFLAAVQVIVYAGAVVVLFVFVIMLINVPADRLPVERATTTRVLGILAAGFFILETAVLARRYSMPKGPAVEVGTVETVGRALLTDYLLAFEITSVLLLAAVIGAIALAKRKI